The following coding sequences are from one Cenarchaeum symbiosum A window:
- a CDS encoding xanthosine triphosphate pyrophosphatase (COG0127) — MLAEDDGLYIDCLGGFPGPYSAYVQGTIGNEGILRLVGSERGAAFRSAVAYRDDTGGAVFAGEVRGEIAGDQRGKGWGYDPVFVPEGGATTFAEMDGKDAVSHRYRALSSFAAWFGERGAAAGPAS; from the coding sequence GTGCTGGCAGAAGACGACGGGCTGTACATAGACTGTCTGGGGGGCTTTCCCGGCCCGTACTCGGCGTATGTGCAGGGGACGATAGGCAACGAAGGGATACTCCGGCTGGTGGGATCCGAGAGGGGGGCCGCCTTCCGGTCTGCGGTGGCATACCGTGATGATACAGGAGGTGCCGTCTTTGCGGGCGAGGTCAGGGGCGAGATAGCGGGGGATCAGCGCGGAAAGGGATGGGGGTACGACCCGGTGTTTGTACCCGAGGGCGGGGCTACCACCTTTGCCGAGATGGACGGCAAGGATGCCGTATCGCACAGGTACAGGGCCCTCTCTTCATTTGCGGCCTGGTTCGGGGAGCGTGGCGCGGCTGCGGGACCGGCTTCCTAG
- a CDS encoding Mn2 -dependent serine/threonine protein kinase (COG3642) yields the protein MPVKQTFFINRPSFQTLETSPRGMLIMVSSICFLKSMIRPLVLSNASLLVVSVRMPGPSLSSLQSSCLSFFSPSMFMRHTLHDYNPTRGGQGARLLPDPKTTSKLLPMPPCPVRLLSRGAEGDIYLTEWGSRAAVLKIRRARGYRNADLDARLRKRRTVREAEIIRQARSAGVPVPVVFFVDTVECSITMQHVRGRPVSSFSGAALVRLAEQIGRMAGTLHKNGIMHGDLTTSNFIRSGGTLYAIDFGLSARTDKPEDHAVDLRLFKEILNSAHVREMEKAWKGFLSGYGSAVGAARLGRITSLVAEIEARGRYATVV from the coding sequence GTGCCCGTAAAGCAGACCTTTTTCATCAACCGGCCCTCCTTCCAGACCTTGGAGACGTCCCCGAGGGGCATGTTGATTATGGTCTCGTCTATCTGTTTTTTAAAGTCCATGATCCGGCCCCTTGTCTTGTCGAATGCCAGCCTCTTGGTGGTGAGCGTCAGGATGCCGGGGCCCAGCTTGTCCTCACTGCAGTCCTCCTGCTTGAGCTTCTTCTCGCCTTCCATGTTCATGCGGCATACCCTACATGATTATAATCCTACTAGGGGTGGACAGGGGGCCCGCCTGCTGCCTGATCCCAAAACAACCTCTAAATTGCTGCCTATGCCGCCATGCCCCGTGAGGCTGCTCAGCAGGGGCGCCGAGGGGGACATCTACCTGACCGAGTGGGGCTCGAGGGCCGCCGTGCTAAAGATAAGGAGGGCCCGCGGGTACAGAAACGCGGACCTTGACGCCAGGCTGCGGAAGAGGAGGACCGTGCGCGAGGCGGAGATAATCCGGCAGGCAAGGTCCGCCGGTGTGCCGGTGCCGGTGGTATTTTTCGTGGATACTGTGGAATGCAGCATCACCATGCAGCATGTACGCGGCAGGCCCGTCAGCTCCTTCTCGGGGGCAGCTCTGGTGCGGCTCGCTGAACAGATAGGCAGGATGGCTGGCACATTGCACAAGAATGGGATAATGCACGGGGATCTTACCACGTCGAACTTTATCCGCTCCGGCGGAACACTCTACGCGATAGACTTTGGGCTGTCGGCCAGGACGGACAAGCCGGAGGACCATGCTGTGGACCTGAGGTTGTTTAAGGAGATCTTGAACAGCGCGCATGTTCGCGAGATGGAGAAGGCTTGGAAGGGGTTTCTCTCGGGGTATGGGTCGGCGGTCGGGGCGGCGCGCCTGGGGAGGATCACCTCGCTGGTAGCCGAGATAGAGGCAAGGGGGAGATATGCAACAGTCGTATGA